From Thermus albus, one genomic window encodes:
- a CDS encoding glycosyltransferase → MGAVQPRVLLLLEATGGGAGRHVVDLSLGLWRRGIEVHLAYSPLRMDVVFAQHLSLLQKTGISLLHVPIHRRPHPTDIAVLEKLYAYAKKHGPFDIVHGHSSKAGALARLLGSLIGAKTVYTPHSIISLRGPSVYNLAERALAPFTDLAIAVSPWERDALQRLGYKRVEVVLNGIDPKGFPSREEARRVLGLKGEKVVGFVGRFSDQKDPLLALRTFARIKDSQLRLVMVGDGPLRAEVEKESEKLGIGERILLLGTREAREVFPAFDLLLLTSRYEGFPYVVLEAFALSIPIVSAPTPGLGEWLRKHGALVAEKADSDALSSALEKALLAYSQPPPWDQEWTLERMVEKTLELYQAIL, encoded by the coding sequence GTGGGGGCAGTGCAACCAAGAGTTCTCCTACTACTAGAGGCCACAGGAGGCGGCGCTGGGCGGCATGTGGTGGACCTCTCCCTTGGTCTATGGCGGCGGGGAATCGAAGTCCACTTAGCCTACTCCCCCTTGCGGATGGACGTCGTGTTCGCCCAGCACCTTTCCCTTCTACAGAAAACTGGGATTAGCCTCCTTCACGTTCCAATACACCGAAGGCCCCATCCAACCGATATAGCGGTTCTGGAGAAGCTTTACGCCTACGCCAAGAAACACGGGCCCTTCGACATCGTCCACGGCCACAGCTCCAAAGCCGGTGCCCTAGCCCGGCTCCTGGGTTCCCTCATTGGGGCGAAAACGGTTTACACTCCTCACAGCATCATTAGTCTGCGAGGGCCTTCGGTCTATAATCTAGCGGAAAGGGCTTTGGCCCCCTTCACCGACCTGGCCATTGCCGTTTCCCCTTGGGAGAGAGATGCCTTACAAAGGCTAGGATATAAGCGGGTGGAAGTGGTTCTAAACGGTATAGATCCCAAGGGCTTTCCCTCCAGGGAGGAAGCCCGAAGGGTTCTTGGCCTGAAGGGGGAGAAGGTGGTAGGCTTTGTTGGACGCTTTTCCGACCAGAAAGACCCCCTTTTGGCCTTGAGGACCTTCGCCCGCATTAAGGACTCCCAGCTGAGGTTGGTCATGGTGGGGGATGGCCCTTTAAGGGCGGAAGTGGAGAAGGAGTCGGAAAAGCTTGGGATTGGGGAACGGATTCTTCTGCTCGGGACTAGGGAGGCCAGGGAGGTTTTCCCGGCCTTCGACCTCCTCCTTCTCACCAGCCGCTATGAGGGTTTTCCCTATGTGGTCCTGGAGGCCTTTGCCCTGTCCATACCTATTGTCTCCGCCCCCACTCCGGGGTTAGGCGAATGGCTACGAAAGCATGGCGCTCTCGTAGCGGAAAAAGCGGATTCCGACGCACTTAGTAGTGCTTTGGAAAAGGCATTACTCGCCTACTCTCAGCCGCCTCCCTGGGATCAGGAATGGACATTGGAAAGGATGGTAGAGAAAACCCTGGAGCTCTACCAGGCTATCCTGTAA